The following are encoded in a window of Penaeus monodon isolate SGIC_2016 chromosome 9, NSTDA_Pmon_1, whole genome shotgun sequence genomic DNA:
- the LOC119576626 gene encoding uncharacterized protein LOC119576626, which yields MAVASYTSTRRPPPDPPGRWGGGRWRDAIFGDGDKIYALKWYLGLDEFYRWTPAETPPVNLQLSQTPGRGRRPPPGPRPHPGRDARAAGVFPLRGVRGAPPFHPTQVANMVRRRNPCSYPPLPASPPPDLPDGKPIITGVQESYQMHDNVNLNCTSFHSQPAAELTFYINGGQADPSWLVRYTPHEDPTTGLETSMLGLKFPLWPRLFRRGSTVTVKCTASILNMYFDSSEAVIQSDMPYHASIMEGRAAAATDSIYTRSKVLSVVASSLLLAILH from the exons ATGGCTGTGGCGTCCTACACATCAACCAGACGTCCCCCTCCCGACCCCccggggcggtgggggggagggcgctGGCGGGATGCGATTTTCGGAGACGGCGACAAGATCTACGCCCTCAAGTGGTACCTCGGCCTCGACGAGTTCTACCGGTGGACGCCCGCGGAGACGCCGCCCGTAAACCTTCAGCTGAGCCAAACCCCCGGGCGGGGACGTCGCCCGCCCCCGGGGCCGCGTCCGCATCCGGGGCGTGACGCTCGGGCCGCCGGCGTTTTTCCGCTGCGAGGTGTCCGCGGAGCGCCGCCCTTCCACCCGACGCAGGTCGCCAACATGGTCCGTCGTCG AAACCCATgttcttacccccccctccctgcctccccccccccagacctCCCCGACGGAAAGCCCATCATCACGGGCGTCCAGGAAAGTTACCAGATGCACGATAACGTTAATCTCAACTGCACTTCATTCCACTCGCAACCGGCGGCTGAACTCACCTTTTACATCAACGGCGGACAG GCTGATCCCTCATGGCTCGTACGCTACACACCTCACGAAGACCCGACTACAGGCCTCGAAACGTCCATGTTGGGTCTGAAGTTCCCCCTCTGGCCGAGACTCTTCCGAAGGGGCAGCACTGTCACCGTCAAGTGCACGGCGTCCATTCTCAATATGTACTTCGACAGCAGCGAGGCCGTCATTCAGAGTGATATGCCTTACCACGCCTCCATCATGGAAGGGCGTGCGGCTGCTGCTACGG ACTCTATATACACGAGGAGCAAAGTCCTGAGTGTGGTGGCCTCAAGTCTCCTTCTAGCGATTCTCCACTAG